A stretch of DNA from Vanrija pseudolonga chromosome 6, complete sequence:
GCTCAACCCGTCGACTGGTCGCCGTGAGTGAAATGGAGCATGCGGAAGAGTTGAATAATCTGACTGACACCCTCCACAGTTGACTCAATCTGCAGCTCAGAAGTAAGCTGCCCACTTCGTTCCGCGAGCTAACCCCAGGCATTTGGAAACGTCCGCGATGTCAAGGCCTTCCGCCTCGCAGGCATGTCCAAGGACTACATTGTGCTCTCGTCCGACTCTGGACGGCTGTCgatcctcgagctcgtcatcaCCCCCACGCCGCACTTTGAGAGCCTGTATCAGGAGGTGTACGGCAAGTCTGGCAGCAGGCGTACCGTCCCCGGCCAgttcctcgccgtcgaccccaAGGGCCGCGCGGCGATGTACGCGGCCGTGGAAAAGTCCAAGCTGGTGTACATTCTCAACCGCAACTCGGAGGGCAAGCTGTTCccatcgtcgccgctcgaggcgcacAAGAACCACTCGATCCTCACCGACCTGGTTGCGTGCGACACGGGCTACGACAACCCCATGTTTgctgccctcgagctcgactaCACCGAGTCGGACCAGGACCCGACGGGCGACGCGTTCCGCCAGACAGAAAAATACCTGACGTTctacgagctcgacctcggcctcaaccACGTCGTGCGCAAGTGGAGCGAGCCGACCGACAGGAGAGCCAACCTCCTTGTGCAGGTGCCAGGCGGCCAGAACGCCAACACGGACAAGTTTGATGGCCCGTCAGGCGTTCTTGTGTGTACCGAGGACCATGTGATCTGGAAACACATGGATGCCGAGGCGCACCGTGTCCCGATTCCGCGTAGGAGgaacgcgctcgcccagcgcggAGAGAGCAGCCGCGGGCTGATtatcgtcgccgccgtcacgcACAAGATCAAGGGCGCgttcttcttcctcctccagtCGGAAGACGGCGACCTGTACAAGGCGTGGAtcgagcacgagggcgaggacgtgcgcgcgctcaagaTCAAGTACTTTGACACGGTGCCCGTGGCCACCGCCCTGTGTATCCTCAAGAGCGGATACCTGTTTGTTGCGAGCGAGTTTGGCGACCAGAACTTTTACCAGTTCCAGAGcctggccgaggacgacggcgagcaggagTGGTCGTCGACGGATTACCCAGACTTTGGCAACACCGAGGGCCCGCTGCCATACGCCTTCTTCAACCCCCGCCCGCTGCAAAACTTGATTCAGGCCGAGACGCTGACGTCGTTGGATCCTatcctcgacgcgcaggtCGTCAACCTGCTCGGCCACGCGtccgacacgccgcagaTCTACGCCGCGTGCGGCCGCGGACCACGGAGTACCTTCCGTTCGCTCAagcacggcctcgacgtcaacgtcctcgtgagctcgccgctgcccggTGTGCCCAACGCGGTGTGGACCCTCAAGCTcggtgaggacgacgagtacgactCGTACATTATTCTGTCGTTCCCCAACGGCACGCTCGTGCTGTCGATTGGTGACACGATCGAGGAAGTCAACGACACGGGCTTCTTATCATCTGGGCCCACACTTGCCGTGCAGCAGCTGGGCCCCAATGGCCTCTTGCAGGTCCACCCTCATGGCCTCCGGCACATCCGCGCTGCTGACAGAGTTGACGAGTGGGGCTGCCCACCCGGAACGTCCATcgtcgcggcgacgaccaACAAGCGCCAGGTGGTCATTGCGCTCAAcacggccgagctggtctactttgagctcgacgaggagggatCTCTCAGCGAGTACCAGGAGAAGAAGAGCCTGCCTTCCAACGTGACGTGTGTGAGCATTGCCGAGGTGCCAGAGGGCAGGAAGCGCACGCCGTACCTCGCTGTTGGGTGTGACGACCAGCGAGTGCACATCATTTCGTTGGAGCccgacgacacgctcgagacgctctCGCTGCAGGGTCTCACAGCGCCCCCGTCCGACATCTGCCTGGCCGAGATCTTTGACACGTCGATCGACAAGAACCGCCCCACAATGTTCCTGTCGATTGGCCTTGTCAACGGTGTGCTCTTGCGCACGGTCGTTGACCCCGTTGACGGCTCGCTGTCCGACACGCGCCTGCGATTCCTCGGTGCCAAGCCGATCAAGATTGCCCGCTCGACTGTCCACGGCTCGCCATGTGTCATGGCCTTCTCGTCGCGTACCTGGCTGCTGTACACCTACCAGGACCTCCTGCAGACGCAGCCCCTGATCTACGACATGCTCGAGTACGCGTGCAGCCTGAACGCCAGCATGTGCCCCGACGGTCTGATCGGCATCTCGGGCAACACGCTACGCATCTTCACCATTCCCAAGCTgggcgagaagctcaagCAGGACTCGACCCCCTTGAGCTACACACCCCGCAAGCTTATCGGATACCCTTACGGCAACGTGTTCTACTCGATTGAGGCCGACCACCGGACATATTCTCCTCAGGCCATTGAGCGGATAGtgcgcgagaaggaggcacagggcgaccgcgtcgaccgGTCATTGTTAGACCTGCCAGCAGAGGAGTTTGGACGGCCCCGTGCGCCGGCTGGAAACTGGGCGTCATTGATTCGCATTGTTGATCCCTTGGAAGTGAGTAGAGCGTGGGAGCGCAGAAGCTGACAATCAGACATCAACAGTACAGACGATTGAACTGGACGAGAACGAGGCGGCGTTCTCGGCTGCGGTGTGCTTCTTCGAGCGGATGAATGGAGAGCCGACGTTGGTGGTCGGCACGGCAGTGGGCACGACGCTCGTCCCCAAGTCGTGCAAGGAGGGATGGCTGCGCGTGTACGCCATCAAGAACGAGGGACGGACACTCGAGTTCTTGCACAAGACCAAGACGGACGACATCCCCATCGCTGTCGCGGCGTTCCAGGGCTTCCTGCTTGCGGGTGTCGGCAAGTCACTGCGCCTGTACGAGGCGGGTAAGAAGGCGCTGCTCCGCAAGTGCGAGAACAATGGCTTCCCTACCGGCGTTGCCACGATCAACGTCATTGGCGCGCGTATCATTGTTGGCGACTTGCAGGAGTCGACCTTCTTCTGCGTGTACCGCTCAGTACCAACGCGTCAGCTGCTCATctttgccgacgacggccagccACGATGGCTGACATCGGTCGTGTCGATCGACTACGACACGGTGGCGTGCGCCGACAAGTTTGGCAACGTCTTCATCAACCGCCTGGATGAGCGCATCTCGGAGAAggttgacgacgacccgacCGGCGCGGGCATCCTGCACGAGAAGGGCTTCCTGATGGGTGCGGCGAACAAGACGGACATGATTGCCCACTATAACGTTGGCAGCATTGTGACGTCGTTGACAAAAGTGTCGGTCGCCCCTGGTGGTCGCGACGTGATTGTCTACACGACCATCTCTGGTGctgtcggcgcgctcattCCGTTCATCtccaacgacgacgtcgagttCATGTCGACGCTCGAGATGGTAAGTGCAATGTAGAGAGCAgtgctgacgccgcccagcACATTCGGTCACTCAACACGTCACTCGTGGGCCGCGACCACCTGTCGTACCGCGGCTACTACGCCCCGGTCAAGGCtgttgtcgacggcgacttgTGCGAGAGCTTCAACCTCCTGCCGTACCCCAAGCAGCAGGCGATTGCTGCGGACCTGGACCGCAATGTCGGCGATGtgctcaagaagctcgagcaGATGCGCACTGGCAGTGTGTTCTAAGCCAAGCGGAGGGATCGGCGACCGGGGAAGTGCGGGGTGGGAGATAAGGGGCCGTGATTAGGAGTGACGGCAAAGGGGCGATTAGGAGGGGGCAGATTTGCAGCGGAGATTAGGAGCGGAGCTGTTGGTGTCTGTAGATGACGCCAGAGTGGTCCGCGTGGTAGGGATagaagcggcggcggcgagcagcagccatTAGCGCAGCCGAGGTGCAGCAATGCATGCATGACACGCACGGTGTGTCGCGGCCGtatgccggtgccggtggggGTGCCGATGCTCCGGTCGGTGCTGGGGAGGCGTCGAGTGCTTCGGAATGTGGCCGCGTGGCGGTTGCAGTCCGACAGGCGAGAATGTTGCGGCCAAAGTCCGCAATGACAAGCATTTGGTTTGCCGGACTGTCCCGGCGGGGCGACAAGCAAGTAGCTGTAGGCGTAGGCGGCGCCTGGCTGGCTTTTCCGATTCGGATCAAGGCCGCCATAGTGGGACGGGCGGGAGCAAAATGCGGGTACAGTCGGGTCAAAGTGGAGCCAAGACAGCAGAAGTGCCTGTCGTCATGCCAaatcgacgacgatgcaATGGAAAATATATATGCTGCAGCAGATGGGTGGGGCATTGTccatcaccaccatcatCACTTGAAACATCTTGCGATCTGCAAGCACAGCACAGCACCACACCAACACCACTCCTACACTCACTATCATGACATCGACATCGACATCGACTCGCTCCGTCACCGGccccggcgacgagggctcTTACATCGAGGTGAGTGTGGACTGTACCCGCGGCCATCGGCCGCTGCGAGAACGCCACTGACCCCCCACCCAGCGCGGCGGTACCTCGCAGAAGGAGTACATGTCGACGGTGCTCACTGCCGCGTCCAAGGGTCTTGCCCTCGGTGTGGCCGGCACGCTGATCGGCAACCACTTCCTCAAGAAGCGCTCGCCAGCGTGGCGCGCCGTCCCCATGCCGTACAAGTTCTTCGTCGGCATGATGATGTCGATCCCCGTCGGCACCGTGTTTGGCGAGAAGGCCGGCGAGAAGCACATTGCGCAGCAGTGGAGCGGAtacggcaaggaggagctcgacgccgaggccaaggccgcgcacGAGCGCTGGGAGAGCATGTCGACCTGGGACAAGACCAAGGACTGGGCCGCGCGCCACCAGTACACCATCATTGGCGGCTCGTGGGTCGCGTCGCTTGGTATTGCGTTTGGCGTTGTCGCGAGGAACAAGTACCAGACGTTCCCTCAGAAGGTGAGCACCACAAGCGAGCGCCGTGAGGCCTTGCCTGGCCTCACGCGCGAGCGGGCCTTGCCTGGCCTCACGCGCGAGCGGGCCCCACCTGGCGCCTGCTCCCACGCCCCCACCGCACACATCCACTAACAC
This window harbors:
- the rcf2 gene encoding Respiratory supercomplex factor 2, whose product is MTSTSTSTRSVTGPGDEGSYIERGGTSQKEYMSTVLTAASKGLALGVAGTLIGNHFLKKRSPAWRAVPMPYKFFVGMMMSIPVGTVFGEKAGEKHIAQQWSGYGKEELDAEAKAAHERWESMSTWDKTKDWAARHQYTIIGGSWVASLGIAFGVVARNKYQTFPQKIVQARMYAQGLTIGVLMVSAVLAGVNAQGKKPELPPDHSWRDMLEQGGQLTKQERINLRAAAKVGKANAKKEDAEPVAAGAEAAA
- the RSE1 gene encoding Pre-mRNA-splicing factor RSE1, which encodes MHLLNLTLQPPTAVTSAVVGSFSGKGQEILAVRGSTRLEFLKLNPSTGRLDSICSSEAFGNVRDVKAFRLAGMSKDYIVLSSDSGRLSILELVITPTPHFESLYQEVYGKSGSRRTVPGQFLAVDPKGRAAMYAAVEKSKLVYILNRNSEGKLFPSSPLEAHKNHSILTDLVACDTGYDNPMFAALELDYTESDQDPTGDAFRQTEKYLTFYELDLGLNHVVRKWSEPTDRRANLLVQVPGGQNANTDKFDGPSGVLVCTEDHVIWKHMDAEAHRVPIPRRRNALAQRGESSRGLIIVAAVTHKIKGAFFFLLQSEDGDLYKAWIEHEGEDVRALKIKYFDTVPVATALCILKSGYLFVASEFGDQNFYQFQSLAEDDGEQEWSSTDYPDFGNTEGPLPYAFFNPRPLQNLIQAETLTSLDPILDAQVVNLLGHASDTPQIYAACGRGPRSTFRSLKHGLDVNVLVSSPLPGVPNAVWTLKLGEDDEYDSYIILSFPNGTLVLSIGDTIEEVNDTGFLSSGPTLAVQQLGPNGLLQVHPHGLRHIRAADRVDEWGCPPGTSIVAATTNKRQVVIALNTAELVYFELDEEGSLSEYQEKKSLPSNVTCVSIAEVPEGRKRTPYLAVGCDDQRVHIISLEPDDTLETLSLQGLTAPPSDICLAEIFDTSIDKNRPTMFLSIGLVNGVLLRTVVDPVDGSLSDTRLRFLGAKPIKIARSTVHGSPCVMAFSSRTWLLYTYQDLLQTQPLIYDMLEYACSLNASMCPDGLIGISGNTLRIFTIPKLGEKLKQDSTPLSYTPRKLIGYPYGNVFYSIEADHRTYSPQAIERIVREKEAQGDRVDRSLLDLPAEEFGRPRAPAGNWASLIRIVDPLETSTVQTIELDENEAAFSAAVCFFERMNGEPTLVVGTAVGTTLVPKSCKEGWLRVYAIKNEGRTLEFLHKTKTDDIPIAVAAFQGFLLAGVGKSLRLYEAGKKALLRKCENNGFPTGVATINVIGARIIVGDLQESTFFCVYRSVPTRQLLIFADDGQPRWLTSVVSIDYDTVACADKFGNVFINRLDERISEKVDDDPTGAGILHEKGFLMGAANKTDMIAHYNVGSIVTSLTKVSVAPGGRDVIVYTTISGAVGALIPFISNDDVEFMSTLEMHIRSLNTSLVGRDHLSYRGYYAPVKAVVDGDLCESFNLLPYPKQQAIAADLDRNVGDVLKKLEQMRTGSVF